A section of the Candidatus Delongbacteria bacterium genome encodes:
- a CDS encoding DUF1456 family protein, protein MDNGDIFRRLRYILDLDDSSIVETFRSGGLEVEWSKIYSWLKKDDDPAYTKMHDKNLAHFLNGIIISKRGKKDDQPMIAEKKLDNNLIIKKLKIAFNLKSEDIVKLLDLTNLIVSENEVTAFFRRKDHKHYRECKDQFLRAFLKGLQINLRGESSKSMEEVE, encoded by the coding sequence ATGGATAATGGTGATATATTTAGACGATTGAGGTATATATTGGATCTGGATGATTCTAGTATTGTGGAAACTTTTAGATCTGGAGGATTAGAAGTTGAATGGAGTAAAATTTATTCATGGCTCAAAAAAGATGATGATCCAGCCTATACAAAAATGCATGACAAAAATTTGGCTCACTTTTTAAATGGTATAATAATCAGCAAAAGAGGTAAAAAGGATGATCAACCTATGATTGCTGAAAAAAAATTGGACAACAATCTGATTATTAAAAAATTAAAGATTGCTTTTAATCTAAAATCAGAAGATATCGTTAAACTATTGGATTTAACAAATCTGATAGTTAGTGAAAATGAGGTTACTGCTTTTTTCAGAAGAAAAGATCATAAACACTATAGAGAGTGTAAAGATCAGTTTTTAAGAGCTTTTTTGAAAGGATTACAGATTAATTTACGGGGCGAATCATCAAAATCTATGGAAGAAGTTGAATAA